The following coding sequences are from one Bacteroidia bacterium window:
- a CDS encoding cytochrome c oxidase subunit 3: MEATLPLETEEKALKEKAMKALMWLGIVSIIMLFAGLTSGYVIRQMSGSWLHFELPSLFWLSTAIILTSSATMNWAVMAAKQNQLQKLKIAIGITFLLGIAFTFSQFAAWHILIANNIFFTGVKSNAAGSFLYVLTGLHLLHLIGGLICLIVVLTKSLLNRYSAENMLGLKLCAIYWHFLDALWVYLFLFLYFIR; this comes from the coding sequence ATGGAAGCTACACTACCTTTGGAAACAGAAGAAAAAGCATTAAAAGAAAAAGCAATGAAAGCCCTTATGTGGCTGGGTATTGTGAGTATTATCATGCTTTTTGCCGGACTCACCAGCGGTTACGTTATCCGCCAAATGAGTGGCAGTTGGTTGCATTTTGAATTACCAAGTTTATTTTGGCTAAGTACTGCTATTATTTTAACCAGCAGCGCCACCATGAATTGGGCAGTAATGGCCGCAAAACAAAATCAATTACAAAAATTAAAAATTGCCATTGGAATTACTTTTTTACTCGGTATCGCATTTACGTTTTCACAATTTGCAGCGTGGCATATTTTAATCGCCAACAATATATTTTTTACAGGCGTAAAAAGCAACGCCGCTGGTTCTTTTTTATATGTATTAACCGGATTGCATTTATTGCATTTAATTGGCGGACTTATCTGCCTAATTGTGGTGCTAACTAAATCTTTATTGAATAGATACAGTGCTGAAAATATGCTGGGTTTAAAGTTGTGTGCCATCTATTGGCATTTTTTAGATGCACTTTGGGTATATTTATTTCTGTTTTTGTATTTTATTCGTTAA
- a CDS encoding cytochrome c oxidase subunit 3 yields the protein MSSEATVHSHEKPSGWGGGVSPLGASYGKMFMWFFLVSDALTFSGLLCAYGFMRHKYPDVWPIPGNVFNEFPFVHHPLPLAYVGFMTFVLIMSSVTMVLAVEAGQRLQKKEVMKWMFLTIIGGLIFVGSQAWEWYHFITGPENGVTKTVFENGAWQTIMIHGANLHHNQYGLPVFADFFFFITGFHGFHVFSGVVINTIIFLNVWKGRYEKRGHYEMVEKAGLYWHFVDLVWVFVFTFFYLL from the coding sequence ATGTCAAGCGAAGCAACAGTTCACAGTCATGAAAAGCCCTCTGGATGGGGCGGAGGCGTATCTCCATTAGGAGCAAGCTATGGAAAAATGTTTATGTGGTTTTTCCTCGTATCCGATGCCTTAACTTTTTCTGGATTATTATGTGCGTACGGATTTATGCGCCATAAATATCCTGATGTATGGCCTATTCCGGGTAACGTATTTAACGAATTTCCATTTGTACATCATCCACTTCCATTGGCGTATGTGGGTTTTATGACATTTGTCCTCATTATGAGTTCTGTTACCATGGTACTTGCCGTTGAAGCAGGACAACGACTTCAGAAAAAAGAAGTGATGAAATGGATGTTTTTAACCATTATCGGTGGATTGATTTTCGTGGGCTCCCAAGCTTGGGAATGGTATCATTTTATTACTGGTCCTGAAAATGGTGTTACGAAAACTGTTTTTGAAAACGGTGCTTGGCAAACCATTATGATACACGGCGCCAATTTGCATCACAATCAATACGGCTTACCCGTTTTTGCTGATTTCTTTTTCTTCATTACTGGATTCCACGGATTTCACGTTTTTAGTGGTGTTGTCATCAACACTATTATCTTCTTGAATGTTTGGAAAGGAAGATATGAAAAACGTGGACACTACGAAATGGTTGAAAAAGCTGGATTGTACTGGCATTTTGTGGATTTAGTTTGGGTATTTGTATTTACCTTCTTTTATCTGTTATAA
- a CDS encoding cytochrome C oxidase subunit IV family protein codes for MSEFHDDFPEYEKLAQHSEEEGQIIRKTLWKVFWVLLVVTIIELSVGIYNEHFSDLAQKIIFIFFTVFKAYYIVYSFMHLGHEVTPMRRIVLVPYMVFILYLITLIIIEGSYCMKHREPSDKANLIEKTAAVKE; via the coding sequence ATGTCAGAATTTCACGATGATTTTCCAGAATACGAAAAACTTGCTCAACACTCCGAAGAAGAAGGTCAAATAATTAGAAAGACCTTATGGAAAGTATTTTGGGTATTGCTCGTTGTAACCATTATCGAGTTATCCGTAGGTATTTATAACGAACATTTCAGCGACTTAGCACAGAAAATAATTTTCATTTTCTTCACTGTTTTTAAAGCCTATTACATCGTTTACAGTTTCATGCACTTAGGCCACGAAGTAACGCCAATGCGAAGAATAGTGCTTGTGCCGTACATGGTATTTATCTTGTATTTGATTACATTGATTATCATCGAAGGTTCTTATTGTATGAAACATCGTGAGCCGAGCGATAAAGCAAATCTGATAGAAAAAACAGCGGCTGTAAAAGAGTAA
- a CDS encoding SCO family protein — MSKKGLLIGGILLFPPVLFILLSTGKTNFIRLGYFGTKTPHTITINGKEKTDTVYYSAPPFNGINQFGDSVSEKKFLGTIYIADFFYTNGGKNETALAAEMQRVQEQFKGYDSILFISFSIDPLRDSVSALSAFAKKVHANTKTWSFIRGDQQKMYALQKDGYLLSVKDSDGFSLSNKLVLVDKSKHIRGIYTGTSVTDVNRLIDETHVLIDEYFVHRKPKKNALDD, encoded by the coding sequence TTGTCAAAAAAAGGACTTTTGATAGGCGGAATATTATTATTCCCACCCGTTTTATTCATCTTATTATCTACTGGAAAAACGAATTTTATTCGACTCGGTTATTTCGGGACAAAAACTCCTCATACAATTACTATTAATGGAAAAGAAAAAACGGACACTGTTTATTACAGTGCTCCGCCTTTTAATGGCATCAATCAATTCGGAGATTCCGTTTCAGAAAAAAAATTTTTGGGTACCATTTATATCGCTGATTTTTTTTACACGAATGGAGGAAAAAACGAAACTGCTTTAGCTGCCGAAATGCAACGAGTTCAGGAACAATTTAAAGGCTACGATTCTATTTTATTTATTTCTTTTTCTATAGATCCTTTGCGAGACAGCGTTTCGGCGCTTTCTGCCTTTGCAAAAAAAGTGCATGCCAATACCAAAACTTGGAGTTTTATTCGCGGTGATCAACAAAAAATGTACGCGCTTCAAAAAGATGGTTATTTACTTTCTGTAAAAGATTCCGATGGTTTTTCACTTAGCAATAAATTGGTTTTAGTAGATAAAAGCAAACACATACGCGGTATTTATACAGGAACAAGCGTTACTGATGTAAATCGCTTAATTGACGAAACACACGTGTTAATTGATGAGTATTTTGTCCATCGAAAACCAAAAAAAAACGCACTCGATGACTGA
- a CDS encoding DUF420 domain-containing protein — MTDKKILRFIYVISAVVFLLVAILFALPKANHIPEWIKILPKLNACLNGTCFVLLLFSLYFIKQGKIHIHKVINLTAFSLSVLFLLSYVLFHSFGVETRYGDLNHDGILDAAEMLQAGNIRYVYYVILITHILLAAVVLPLVLISFFRGLSNQIPQHKKIVRWSYPIWLYVTFSGVIVYLMISPYYSF; from the coding sequence ATGACTGATAAAAAAATTTTACGATTCATTTACGTCATTTCTGCAGTCGTTTTTTTATTAGTAGCTATTTTATTCGCCTTACCAAAAGCCAATCACATTCCAGAATGGATAAAAATTTTACCGAAATTAAATGCTTGCCTCAACGGAACTTGTTTCGTGCTTTTATTATTTTCCCTCTATTTTATCAAACAAGGAAAAATACACATTCACAAAGTAATTAATTTAACTGCTTTTTCACTTTCTGTGCTGTTTTTGCTTTCCTACGTTTTGTTCCATTCATTTGGTGTGGAAACGCGCTACGGAGATCTCAATCACGATGGTATTTTGGATGCAGCAGAAATGCTTCAAGCCGGAAATATTCGCTACGTTTATTATGTGATTTTAATTACACATATTTTGTTGGCAGCAGTTGTGCTTCCTTTGGTATTAATTTCTTTTTTCAGAGGACTGAGCAATCAAATTCCGCAACATAAAAAAATTGTGCGCTGGAGCTATCCCATTTGGCTGTATGTAACCTTTTCCGGCGTAATTGTTTACCTCATGATTTCTCCTTATTATAGTTTTTAA